CGTCTTGAGCGTGAATACAATCTCGATTTGATTGTGACTGCGCCATCGGTAATTTATCGGGTGACGACTAATAACGATGAGATCTTAATGATTGATAATCCGAGTGAGTTACCGCCACCCAATTCAAGGAAACAGATCGAGGAGCCATATGTGAAGTTGGAGATCATGACTCCGCAAATTTACATTGGTACATTGATGGAGTTGTGCGTCGCTAGACGCGGCGTATTTGTGGATACGAAGTACATCACAACGGAACGAGCTACTTTAATCTATGAGTTACCATTAGCCGAAATGGTGACCGATTTCTTTGATCAGATGAAGTCACGCACCAAGGGGTATGCCAGTATGGAATATCAAATTATTGGTTATCGTCCTAATGATTTGGTGCTAGTGGATATTCTCGTCAACGAAGAACCTGTTGATGCCTTGGCTTGCATTGTCCACCGCGACAAGTCCTATAACGTCGGTCGGGCGCTAGTATCTAAGCTCAGAGAATTAATTCCTAAGCAACAGTTCCAAATTCCCATCCAAGCGGCGATCGGTTCCAAGATTCTTGCCCGTGAGAATATTTCGGCTTTACGCAAGAATGTTCTGAGTAAGTGTTACGGCGGCGATATTTCTCGGAAGAAGAAACTTTTAGAGAAGCAGAAAAAGGGTAAAAAACGGATGAAGTCGATTGGTACGGTGGAAGTGCCGCAAGCCGCATTTATGGCGATCTTGCAATTGAACGGTGATTAACTGATGTTACGTGGAATGAATATTTCCCTCACCCCCCAGCCCCCTCTCCCAGAGAGGAGAGGGGGAGCAAAATCCAGAAAAGTCTTGTTCCCCTCGCCCTTTGGGAGAGGGGCTAGGGGTGAGGGTCTTAGAAACTTCCACGTAACACCAGTGATTAACAAAAAAAAGGAGCGCGATGCGCTCCTTTTTTTGTTTTTTATACGAAGATTAGCGATCGCTCGGCGGCGATGACTTCACCAATGCGATTAGTGACAAAGCCTTGGGACTGGAAATAGGCGATCGCCTCATCAGCTTTGGTGGGATCAACCACTACCGCCATACCAATACCCATATTAAAAGTATTGAACATGTCTACTTCGGGAACTTCACCCTGAGACTGGAGCCATTGGAACAGAGCAGGAATTTGCCAACTATCACGGAAAATCTGCACGGCTTGACCTTCACCGAGACAACGGGGCAAGTTTTCGGGTAAGCCGCCACCTGTGATATGTGCGAGTCCGTGAATACCAAAATTTGCCTTGAGGGCTGCTAAAACAGGCTTGACATAGATTTGCGTGGGTGTGAGAAATACTTCAGCTAAGGTCAAATCCTGAGTGTCGATGGAAATTTCTAATTTATCGTCCCAGTTATATCCCTTGGTTTCGATGATTTTGCGGACAAGGCTATAGCCATTGCTATGAATACCTGAACTCGCAAGCCCTATGACCACATCGCCAATCTTTACTTGTGTGCCGTTGAGCATTTCTGACTTTTCGGCGATCGCTACACAAAAACCCGCCGCATCATATTCGCCCACACCATAAAACCCCGGCATCTCCGCCGTTTCGCCGCCAAGCAAGGCACAACCTGCCATTTGACAACCATCAGCAATGCCCTTAACTACTTCAGCAAGTTGATCGGGTTCCAGCTTGCCTGTAGCTAAATAATCTAAGAAAAATAATGGCTCTGCACCAGAGGTAAGCACATCATTTACGCACATTGCTACAAGATCAATGCCGATGGTGTCGTGTTTATTAGCAGCTTGAGCAATTTTGAGCTTTGTGCCAACGCCGTCTGTACCTGAAACAAGAACGGGTTGTCGATAACCTGTGGGCAGTTCAAAACATCCACCAAAACCACCTAGATCTCCCAGTACACCTAGACGATGGGTTCTCGCAACAGAATCGCGAATTTTTTCCACGAAAGTGCGACCTGCTTCGATGTCTACACCCGCTTGACGATAATCCAAAACCTCTAACTCCCAATACTTTTTTTAATTTGAAACTTTGGCTCCAACGCAGTGTTAGACACCTTGTACCCAATCTAGTGACAACCTTTTATGCGATCGCACACAGTCTCGCAGATAAAGATTTATGAGGCTCTGATAAGGAATTCCCACTTCTTCAGATAGATTCTTGAAATAATCTACCACTTCCTCTTCAAGGCGAATCGTCATTTGCTTCTTTAACTTCTTAAAGTATGGATTTTGAACTGAGTCAGAAAAATCGTATTCATCTTTCATAAGGAAAACCTACGATATTGTTGAACCTCTTGCTTAGTTGCCTTACGGGCTGAAATAATCCTGATAATGTCATTTTCTTCTCTATAAACATGACACACAACTATGAGGCGAAGCGAACTGCTAATACCTAAGATAATGTATCGTTCTTCGTTTAAAGAGTGGTCTGAGTCGTAGCGTAGACGCGCATTTTCGTCATAAAACACGGTTTGCGCTTCTTCAAACGAAATTCCATGCTTCCGTTTATTGACATTAGCTTTTTGATCATCCCATTTGATCATCCCAGTCGAATGCTAACTCGCTCATGTTTACATTGTAACTACAAAGTAGTTTATAAGCAAATGCTAAGTACAGGACAAAAATTTAATGGAGTTGAAGAAAGCCTCGGAATTGAGATGGATGTCAAAGATGATATGACGCAGAAAATCAAAACCAAGACGAAAAATGCTTTTAGGTAAGCGACCGTGCTTTTTAGGTTTGAGGGGATTGAGCTGAGCAAGCCAAAGCCCCGAAGAAAAAGCCCAACATAAAGCGAGGGTGAGTAAAGCAATAAGTTTAGAAAGGCGTTCAGGGGCTTGAAGGTGAGTAGCCTCCAAACAAAAGCCACGGGATTTAAAACAGCCAAACAAAGTCTCAATCGCCCAACGTTTGGCATAGTCAGCAATAGCGGTATTAGGGTCATGAGCGGTTGCTACAATTAACAAATCGCCATCCTCCAGACGCATTGCCGCAATATAGAGCCAATGTTGCCAAACAAGCCTCGGCTTAGACAATACTTTCGATTGACCAACTTGGAGATCTTGGAAACAAACGTCAGCCCGTAGTTGCTTCTGCCCATCGTCAAGCAAGGTGTTTTTGCGAATACGGATACGAAAGTGGGTACATGGGTCACACAGCAAGTAATCAAACCATTCTTCCCCCACAAATTCTCGGTCTGCGGTCAAAAAGTCGATTTTGCGATCTCCAAATATTTCCAGAAATCGATTACACAATTCACAACGTTCACGGGTGTTCGAGTTACCTTTTTTGTCCAGCATCATCCAGACCAACGGGAATGCGATACCGTGATGCACTACTCCCAATGTCAGCACATTAAATACCGTCTTACCAAATCTCCAATCGGTGCGGTCGATACTGATTACCCATGGTTCAGGTATTTTCATCACTTTGACGACCATTAAAGCGATGCTTTCATAGTCCACTTCAAACTCTCGAAAAAATCTCTGTAACCGCTTATAGTGTGATTCGACTTTGGCTTCTCCACTAAATCCTGTCGCGATTTCCGCTAGGTTTACTGTCTTTACTCGCATTAGTGCGATCAGGAACATCGACACAAATAAGAGTCTTGCTCCATTCCATTGCAGATGTTCATGTAACTTTTCGCAAAATACGCTAATCTCTTTCATAGGGGTTTTATTTGTGATGTGGTTATCTTTTATAAAACCCCTTCCTGTCTACTTTTGCAACTTTTTGTCCTGTACTAAGAAGCAATTTATAAAACCCAAAACTGGTTCGGCGGGCTTTGCCCGCCGAACCAGTTTTGGGTTTTATTAAATTTTCGTTCCTAATTACCTAATTCGTCAGCGCGACGGGTTGCGGCAAGCACAGCCTCGATCATCGCGGAACGTAAGCCCGCTTTTTCTAACTGAGCGATCGCCGCAATAGTTGTTCCTGCAGGACTAGTGACTTGATCTTTCAATTGAGCAGGATGTAGATTCGTTTCAGTTAATAATTGTGCGGTTCCTAA
This genomic stretch from Pseudanabaena galeata CCNP1313 harbors:
- the purM gene encoding phosphoribosylformylglycinamidine cyclo-ligase, which translates into the protein MDYRQAGVDIEAGRTFVEKIRDSVARTHRLGVLGDLGGFGGCFELPTGYRQPVLVSGTDGVGTKLKIAQAANKHDTIGIDLVAMCVNDVLTSGAEPLFFLDYLATGKLEPDQLAEVVKGIADGCQMAGCALLGGETAEMPGFYGVGEYDAAGFCVAIAEKSEMLNGTQVKIGDVVIGLASSGIHSNGYSLVRKIIETKGYNWDDKLEISIDTQDLTLAEVFLTPTQIYVKPVLAALKANFGIHGLAHITGGGLPENLPRCLGEGQAVQIFRDSWQIPALFQWLQSQGEVPEVDMFNTFNMGIGMAVVVDPTKADEAIAYFQSQGFVTNRIGEVIAAERSLIFV
- a CDS encoding BrnA antitoxin family protein; this encodes MKDEYDFSDSVQNPYFKKLKKQMTIRLEEEVVDYFKNLSEEVGIPYQSLINLYLRDCVRSHKRLSLDWVQGV
- a CDS encoding BrnT family toxin, giving the protein MIKWDDQKANVNKRKHGISFEEAQTVFYDENARLRYDSDHSLNEERYIILGISSSLRLIVVCHVYREENDIIRIISARKATKQEVQQYRRFSL
- a CDS encoding IS4 family transposase is translated as MKEISVFCEKLHEHLQWNGARLLFVSMFLIALMRVKTVNLAEIATGFSGEAKVESHYKRLQRFFREFEVDYESIALMVVKVMKIPEPWVISIDRTDWRFGKTVFNVLTLGVVHHGIAFPLVWMMLDKKGNSNTRERCELCNRFLEIFGDRKIDFLTADREFVGEEWFDYLLCDPCTHFRIRIRKNTLLDDGQKQLRADVCFQDLQVGQSKVLSKPRLVWQHWLYIAAMRLEDGDLLIVATAHDPNTAIADYAKRWAIETLFGCFKSRGFCLEATHLQAPERLSKLIALLTLALCWAFSSGLWLAQLNPLKPKKHGRLPKSIFRLGFDFLRHIIFDIHLNSEAFFNSIKFLSCT